Proteins encoded together in one Prosthecobacter debontii window:
- a CDS encoding tetratricopeptide repeat protein, with the protein MPSRSRSRFLRQATLFAPAVGLAWLALPEGLKAQSEQATKYHELLRKRPQPGLVMDRFINAWLETDSSESLAAYLQQRTGTANDLLVLALFHEYEGREAEALKAYQDALTQNPSNAAAWLQRGRLEARMLNFDAALQSLTQATVQKPTPELALDIGKLQGRLLLRTGHTKEALQVWQDLLAAHPDDEDLVEELIDVQVGEGLLDEAAALCRQLISKTKDTSVAVTRRLLLADILTRASKREEALKVYAEALEKSGQGSWVEGEILAQIEGTFRKGGDLSGLTTHLSTLQKTHPQRSRLLQQQARILAETGAGEKALMIYQDLLQRTPGQRDLREAYLDLLTRLEKYSEAIEQTKLLQEQNPTDGELHIRLAGLHQKNKDLKAAQESLTHYLALPNSGEYEHLRAARLLETWELKAEAKAAYEALVKTFPQSPSAREAQAHFLHRIGERDAALTLWRELAKTDDLEQLLAIAQSLTTRLEPDAAREVLYEHREKFSQEDRYLTALIHATLNSREINAKEEADRVQLRLNRLKEAIPWALTRVRLARDESLLEDAVRQTVELLTQANAGKEILDRLRGQTELKIQERCLLAALQEASGDKEAAEQTLQNPSPTDTLLAQNQLVRLIEKRQDFTRAAQEAEKIIPLPEGRTSQNLQRVVDLYSRAGLPQQALKWIPDWKALSPSAAQPWLMEAQLLNTDGKPEEAVKVLRSAVRKFEDEEGLASSLATSLIYSGQTAEAERLFLTYYDKAEEPDTKKRWVTTLAQAAYARGTLSRVIETFQERQRAHRQDPMPWLALAEIHRIGQNDAERRLALAEASRLTPRDVNLLQQLARAEEDGGQWQDALRTLEKAAALDTTSRSLQQIASLHLTYGDEAAGYRMLFNIAGGAEMEPKDAIRLADGMAARGDWKRLLEFIDPILKKHPEDYRLAYVRAVALEEDDQLEEAAQAFCDLIKIKAELPSNTQTKTVTATAPWFYMSLVNEAAKELPTSYQALQKMLNVGLYQSYQHQYQRRFNMRSSNGIIYFPPNVESVPAMVAAHLICLTQSLPPSRAALVWSQADTAGLPATRQLRYMVPDMARYSISVPQENLEASGWDEGLLAHAALTSSLSSMEPLASQKAFEAFGKNYPVISLALVISTLPTDPLLGRSWLDQALDAFERKGKVSTSTLFSFSQLLGGGQRVNSYGMNYDLTDDQTSRMLKLLTRLLTETQDNNGRTTPFAWVANSARAAERWPELIQILEAEVELFQDPAKRTGMIAKLGLPQIRNAQIKLLKAIPFPPAITLPPHVAFWFQRKDFYNPDPSDGVLIESDFEPLKPLLSTVKNPVLRFVLTCKSGDTEGMEKELKARLENPSASVEDWLLSAGVAQQKEDHRQAAEWLMKIQSQPLDQDLRAQVDAALVYSATLLDKPAPPLLQAASQALRRLRSKRVTTSERDELIVAMTTLGMTEEANQWKRVAAMVPASSSSNYVSYSSSSSTSKLQNLIAKGNREAILREASNVLKNLYSSNFRQNNSSYAKSETKRVLTYLTGIKEARAELMKNLNPGEGSSVLKRREYAGLLEMLDQVPEATALYQKLLDENPNDHDTRVRLIIVTAPKEPQKAAELLKQISLKSLGSGLGNELIQVLSNSWDMEFESRLGLIEAIASRLEEPASEPIQQSSKALEWAVDLPVALTRSLQYGRNPLYLHQRYQNQASSSSASQDGPKMRRLIEVHQRLCLAMMAYPSLADEGFRWYACTRLAETGDSKAVQEDLHRRAIEILKSAAALSRVQRMPKSSNGYMQMAAALPNPTPAEYLIWQAWQKGETERLQREILPLITSARTREDSAPWLLQAKLWTCPEEDFTSTALSYLKTGVKLDTSFKQHQQKLVWLSDCWAARDIRNPVLDEVIYTFHKSNTSGDYDGYDYLSVFLQTRRKQVAGASEDEFLHQWLISALGAETSWKKRMDTWVTTRYGNGGAFNDRQAYCTGQTIEDMTRKEGLLSIGMKLAAMIGLSENETWMGNQIYSMSSVAANGADETLTFLDAIHALSEAPTYLSFKATHRREHPLTELVKNLRDKPSLLAEVKKKIQARTPQTFGSDILLAMLQENVPATLTEALKKRREDLKKIPPERANTFNALLKTAIPALNNPATADAALVQALAPLLEKETNAQKDEIERITKASSLAEVNISDNIFENQVPRLMAGLVNSDRELARQLFLNAAQLIEAKARSNGWNGDSWSEGWTYRSELVDDFDDQASGLTALAFTLQLCQEDDSGMLILDGKSQEGHWSNTLMDAWKKAGGQARPAAAVNELLTSLHRELGQTSPTLLALGFYEFYVKLPPGMRVPVLKAALKEDSTDTQSLRRELACAGRFYLGTESNALGNEELQKTLSSLGGLAPAWEHYRQQMNDEQINPRVRIALAAHLATKDIRRPDPDIVRKSMDLIAKEQRAFHAVSGDFHFTPLARAFCQLPLNEAWKTAAQEQWEAWVVRNSRNNENSSRNRAYSPRDETPCAMLGIVARLGHDEAIRRLLAEGMTSLNDDPSAFVTLVTNGAHTAAQQWLEQQWANFLYDPYTGIEFTPALTEELPKFIASCSNNPDLAMLGEMICAVLKDPPKQLQAQGFIDHNRRILNAVPKLKATPFKDDEIRTRCLEHTATLFETFSLLHEEYLALAQKSKASEILELADTWKTFRRMKPIAAGLAHQFWTTGDDTNLLRLFQELRDSEATTDERLRAYTYNYLASPVLDYLEWHWSRNERGDLKKVLAYTDKLIEASPRHGNNPSLGTSILLKLMLHTIEGDARAFETWKKNLSSKDAEELRTLVKNRNTFFVCQGYFGKPKPKLPIEERIQILTGMMADSWVQDKYPTAGTGIPNMISLIVNTHKLITLEELPEAGLAFAKALPRRGRTAAEAADLVAPSAGESSLALYDQAMADVGNDVGLRANYLFRKTDVLERLGRKEEARRLLAQLLKEPKLGPNPKRTAENALKRLQ; encoded by the coding sequence ATGCCATCCCGGTCACGTTCTCGTTTTCTACGTCAGGCCACGCTCTTCGCTCCAGCGGTTGGGCTGGCTTGGCTAGCTCTGCCGGAAGGCCTCAAAGCTCAATCCGAGCAAGCCACGAAGTATCACGAGCTGCTGCGCAAGCGCCCTCAACCCGGGCTGGTGATGGATCGATTCATCAATGCCTGGCTGGAAACGGACAGCAGTGAATCCCTAGCCGCCTACCTCCAGCAGCGCACGGGCACCGCGAACGACCTCCTCGTGCTGGCCCTCTTCCATGAATACGAAGGCCGGGAAGCTGAAGCGCTCAAAGCCTATCAAGACGCATTAACCCAAAACCCCAGCAATGCCGCAGCCTGGCTTCAGCGAGGGCGCCTGGAAGCGCGGATGCTCAACTTTGACGCAGCGCTGCAATCCCTCACCCAGGCCACGGTGCAGAAGCCTACCCCCGAACTCGCGCTCGATATTGGCAAGCTCCAGGGGCGCCTCCTGCTGCGCACGGGCCACACGAAAGAGGCGCTTCAAGTGTGGCAGGATCTCCTGGCCGCACATCCAGACGATGAAGATCTGGTGGAAGAATTGATCGACGTCCAGGTGGGCGAAGGCCTGCTGGATGAAGCCGCCGCCCTCTGCCGCCAACTGATCTCAAAAACCAAGGACACCTCCGTGGCGGTCACCCGCCGTCTTCTCCTGGCGGATATCCTCACGCGTGCCAGCAAGCGTGAAGAAGCCCTGAAGGTCTATGCCGAAGCCCTAGAAAAGTCCGGCCAGGGTAGCTGGGTGGAAGGCGAGATCTTGGCTCAAATCGAGGGTACCTTTCGCAAAGGCGGTGATCTATCTGGACTGACAACTCACCTCAGCACGCTGCAAAAAACCCATCCGCAGCGTTCCCGCCTGCTCCAGCAGCAGGCGCGCATTCTGGCGGAAACTGGTGCGGGTGAGAAAGCACTGATGATTTATCAGGATCTCCTCCAGCGCACCCCGGGGCAACGGGACCTGCGTGAGGCTTATCTGGACCTCCTGACTCGGTTGGAAAAATACAGCGAGGCGATTGAACAAACAAAACTGCTTCAAGAACAAAACCCCACCGATGGAGAACTGCACATCCGGTTGGCCGGTCTGCACCAGAAAAACAAGGACCTGAAAGCCGCGCAGGAGTCCCTCACCCATTATCTAGCCCTCCCCAACTCGGGTGAATACGAGCACCTGCGCGCCGCACGCTTGCTGGAGACCTGGGAGCTCAAGGCCGAAGCCAAGGCCGCTTATGAAGCCCTGGTGAAGACCTTCCCGCAGAGTCCCTCCGCGCGAGAAGCCCAGGCGCATTTTTTACATCGCATCGGCGAGCGCGACGCCGCTCTTACCCTGTGGCGGGAACTGGCCAAAACAGATGATCTGGAGCAACTCCTCGCCATAGCCCAATCCCTCACCACCCGGCTGGAGCCTGACGCGGCACGTGAGGTGCTGTATGAGCATCGCGAGAAATTTAGCCAGGAAGACCGCTATCTCACAGCGCTGATCCACGCGACCCTGAACTCGCGTGAGATCAATGCCAAGGAAGAAGCTGACCGGGTACAACTCCGCCTCAATCGGCTGAAAGAAGCCATCCCATGGGCTCTCACTCGAGTGCGTCTGGCCCGTGATGAAAGTCTCCTCGAAGATGCCGTCAGGCAAACCGTAGAACTGCTCACCCAAGCCAACGCAGGCAAAGAAATACTCGACCGCCTGCGCGGACAAACAGAGCTAAAAATCCAGGAACGCTGCCTCCTGGCTGCACTGCAGGAAGCCAGCGGAGACAAAGAAGCCGCCGAACAAACTTTACAAAACCCGTCACCCACGGACACCTTGCTGGCGCAAAACCAACTCGTTCGGTTGATCGAAAAACGTCAGGACTTCACCCGCGCCGCTCAGGAAGCTGAAAAAATCATCCCCCTCCCCGAAGGACGCACCTCGCAGAATCTCCAGCGGGTGGTGGATCTCTACTCCCGTGCCGGCCTCCCCCAGCAGGCCCTGAAATGGATTCCTGATTGGAAAGCCCTCTCTCCAAGCGCCGCGCAGCCTTGGCTGATGGAAGCCCAGCTGCTCAATACCGATGGCAAGCCCGAAGAAGCGGTGAAGGTGCTACGCAGCGCTGTGCGGAAGTTCGAAGATGAAGAAGGCCTCGCCAGTTCATTAGCCACCTCTCTCATCTATTCCGGTCAGACGGCCGAAGCGGAGCGGCTTTTCCTAACGTATTATGACAAAGCTGAAGAGCCGGACACCAAAAAACGTTGGGTCACCACCCTCGCCCAGGCCGCCTATGCACGCGGAACTCTCAGCCGGGTGATCGAGACCTTTCAAGAGCGCCAGCGCGCCCATCGACAAGACCCCATGCCCTGGTTGGCTCTGGCAGAGATCCACCGCATCGGTCAAAACGATGCGGAGCGCCGCCTGGCCCTAGCCGAAGCATCACGCCTCACGCCACGCGATGTGAATCTTCTCCAGCAGCTCGCCCGTGCGGAAGAAGATGGCGGACAGTGGCAAGACGCCCTGCGCACCCTGGAAAAAGCGGCCGCCCTGGATACCACCTCACGCAGCCTCCAGCAGATCGCCTCTCTGCATCTCACGTATGGAGATGAAGCCGCCGGTTACCGCATGCTTTTCAACATCGCAGGCGGCGCGGAGATGGAGCCGAAAGATGCCATACGTCTCGCTGATGGCATGGCGGCGCGGGGAGACTGGAAACGGCTGCTGGAATTCATCGATCCCATCCTCAAGAAACACCCCGAAGACTACCGCTTGGCTTATGTACGGGCCGTGGCTCTGGAAGAAGATGATCAGCTAGAAGAAGCCGCCCAGGCTTTTTGTGATCTCATCAAAATCAAAGCCGAACTCCCCAGCAATACCCAAACGAAAACCGTCACAGCCACCGCCCCCTGGTTCTACATGAGCCTGGTCAATGAAGCGGCCAAAGAACTCCCCACCTCCTATCAGGCTCTGCAAAAGATGCTCAATGTGGGGCTCTATCAGAGTTATCAGCATCAGTATCAACGGCGCTTTAACATGCGGAGCTCAAACGGGATCATTTACTTCCCGCCAAATGTGGAATCGGTCCCTGCCATGGTCGCGGCACACCTCATCTGCCTCACTCAGTCCCTCCCCCCATCTCGTGCCGCCTTGGTGTGGTCTCAAGCCGATACCGCCGGGCTGCCTGCCACGCGGCAACTGCGTTACATGGTGCCGGATATGGCACGCTACAGCATCTCCGTGCCGCAGGAAAATCTGGAGGCTTCCGGCTGGGACGAAGGGCTTTTAGCTCATGCGGCCTTGACTTCATCCCTCAGTTCGATGGAGCCTTTAGCGTCCCAAAAAGCCTTTGAAGCTTTTGGCAAAAACTACCCCGTCATCTCTCTGGCGCTTGTCATCTCCACACTCCCCACGGATCCGCTACTAGGACGGTCGTGGTTAGACCAAGCTTTGGACGCATTTGAAAGAAAAGGTAAAGTTTCGACATCTACCCTTTTTTCCTTCAGTCAGCTTTTGGGTGGAGGCCAGCGGGTCAATTCCTACGGGATGAACTATGACCTAACAGACGATCAAACCAGCCGGATGCTCAAGCTCCTAACCCGGCTACTGACCGAAACCCAAGACAACAACGGACGCACCACGCCTTTCGCCTGGGTCGCCAACTCCGCCCGTGCAGCTGAACGCTGGCCGGAACTGATCCAGATCCTCGAAGCCGAGGTCGAACTGTTTCAAGACCCTGCCAAACGCACCGGCATGATCGCCAAATTGGGACTTCCACAGATTCGTAACGCTCAAATCAAATTACTGAAGGCCATTCCCTTTCCTCCGGCAATCACCCTACCACCGCATGTGGCGTTCTGGTTCCAACGGAAAGACTTTTACAATCCAGATCCTTCCGATGGAGTCCTCATCGAATCAGATTTCGAGCCGTTGAAACCCCTTTTATCCACAGTCAAGAATCCGGTCCTCCGCTTCGTCCTCACCTGCAAATCTGGCGATACGGAAGGTATGGAAAAGGAGCTCAAAGCCCGATTGGAAAATCCGTCCGCAAGTGTGGAGGACTGGCTGCTCTCGGCAGGAGTGGCGCAACAAAAAGAAGATCATCGGCAGGCAGCGGAGTGGCTGATGAAGATCCAGTCTCAGCCGCTGGACCAAGATCTTCGCGCCCAGGTGGATGCAGCCCTGGTTTATTCAGCCACCCTTCTCGACAAACCTGCCCCACCCTTGCTCCAGGCGGCCAGCCAAGCCTTGCGCCGTCTGCGCAGCAAACGAGTCACCACTTCCGAGAGAGACGAACTCATCGTCGCGATGACTACGCTAGGCATGACCGAGGAGGCGAATCAATGGAAACGAGTGGCCGCCATGGTGCCTGCCTCCAGCAGCAGCAACTATGTTTCTTACTCCTCTTCGAGCTCGACCAGCAAACTCCAAAATCTCATCGCGAAAGGCAATCGTGAAGCCATCCTTCGTGAAGCCTCGAACGTTCTCAAAAACCTCTACAGCAGCAACTTCCGCCAAAACAATTCGAGCTACGCCAAATCCGAAACCAAGCGCGTGCTCACCTATCTGACGGGAATCAAAGAGGCGCGCGCTGAGCTGATGAAAAATCTCAATCCTGGAGAGGGCTCTTCGGTGTTAAAACGACGTGAATATGCAGGCCTGCTGGAGATGCTGGATCAGGTCCCTGAGGCGACCGCCCTTTATCAGAAACTATTGGACGAGAACCCCAATGACCATGACACACGTGTTCGGTTAATCATCGTCACAGCCCCTAAAGAGCCCCAGAAAGCCGCCGAACTGCTCAAGCAGATCTCACTCAAATCCTTGGGAAGCGGTTTGGGCAATGAACTCATCCAGGTGCTGTCCAATTCCTGGGATATGGAATTCGAGTCACGGCTCGGTTTGATCGAGGCCATCGCCAGCCGATTGGAAGAGCCTGCATCTGAACCCATACAACAATCGTCGAAAGCTCTGGAATGGGCTGTCGATCTGCCCGTCGCCCTGACCCGCTCACTTCAGTATGGGCGCAATCCTCTCTACCTCCATCAACGTTATCAAAACCAGGCGTCTAGCTCCAGTGCAAGCCAGGATGGCCCTAAAATGCGGCGCCTAATCGAGGTGCATCAGCGTCTCTGCCTCGCCATGATGGCTTATCCGTCCCTGGCCGATGAAGGCTTCCGCTGGTATGCCTGCACACGACTGGCCGAAACGGGCGACTCTAAAGCCGTGCAAGAAGACCTCCACCGACGGGCCATTGAGATCCTCAAGTCCGCAGCCGCTCTCAGCCGCGTCCAACGTATGCCCAAATCCAGTAACGGCTACATGCAGATGGCTGCGGCCCTCCCCAATCCCACCCCGGCGGAATATCTGATCTGGCAGGCCTGGCAGAAGGGTGAAACCGAGCGCCTACAGAGAGAGATCCTCCCCCTCATCACCAGTGCTCGCACACGGGAGGACTCAGCCCCCTGGCTACTGCAAGCCAAACTCTGGACCTGCCCGGAAGAGGACTTCACGAGCACCGCACTCAGCTACCTGAAGACGGGAGTCAAATTGGACACCAGTTTCAAACAACATCAACAAAAGCTCGTGTGGCTTTCGGATTGCTGGGCGGCTCGTGACATCCGCAACCCCGTCCTCGATGAAGTCATCTACACCTTCCACAAAAGCAACACTTCAGGGGACTATGACGGCTACGATTATCTCAGCGTTTTTCTACAAACGCGCCGGAAGCAGGTCGCAGGAGCCTCCGAAGACGAGTTTCTGCATCAATGGCTGATCAGCGCTCTGGGGGCTGAAACGAGTTGGAAAAAACGCATGGATACTTGGGTAACGACCCGCTACGGAAACGGCGGTGCCTTCAACGATCGGCAAGCCTATTGCACCGGTCAAACGATTGAAGACATGACCCGGAAAGAGGGCCTCCTTAGCATAGGCATGAAGCTGGCCGCAATGATCGGCCTCAGCGAAAATGAAACCTGGATGGGCAACCAGATTTACAGCATGAGCAGCGTCGCCGCGAACGGCGCGGACGAGACTCTCACATTCCTCGATGCCATCCATGCCTTGAGCGAAGCCCCCACTTACCTAAGCTTCAAAGCGACCCATCGACGCGAGCACCCGCTTACCGAGCTTGTCAAAAATCTGCGCGATAAACCTTCACTCCTAGCCGAGGTGAAGAAAAAGATTCAAGCTCGGACACCGCAAACTTTTGGCAGCGACATTCTCTTAGCCATGCTTCAAGAGAATGTCCCCGCCACCTTGACTGAGGCGCTGAAAAAGCGCCGTGAAGACTTGAAAAAGATCCCCCCAGAGCGAGCGAACACCTTCAACGCCTTGCTCAAAACAGCGATCCCGGCCCTGAACAATCCCGCCACTGCCGATGCCGCTTTAGTCCAAGCTCTGGCTCCGCTGTTGGAAAAGGAAACGAACGCCCAGAAAGACGAAATCGAGCGCATCACGAAAGCCTCCAGCTTGGCAGAAGTGAACATTTCAGACAACATCTTCGAGAACCAAGTGCCTCGTCTCATGGCAGGTCTCGTCAACTCTGATCGCGAGTTGGCTCGTCAGCTTTTCCTGAATGCAGCCCAGCTCATCGAGGCCAAGGCCCGGAGCAACGGCTGGAACGGCGACAGTTGGTCCGAAGGCTGGACCTATCGCAGCGAGCTTGTGGATGATTTTGATGATCAAGCCTCCGGCCTAACGGCCCTCGCCTTCACCCTTCAGCTCTGTCAAGAAGATGATAGTGGCATGCTGATCCTGGACGGCAAAAGCCAGGAAGGCCACTGGAGCAACACCCTCATGGATGCCTGGAAGAAAGCCGGAGGCCAAGCCAGACCCGCCGCCGCTGTAAATGAGCTTCTCACCTCACTCCATCGCGAGTTAGGCCAGACCTCTCCCACCTTACTCGCCTTAGGCTTCTACGAATTTTATGTCAAGCTCCCCCCAGGCATGCGTGTGCCCGTGCTGAAAGCCGCGCTCAAAGAAGACTCCACGGACACGCAATCTCTGCGCCGCGAACTGGCCTGTGCCGGCAGATTCTATCTCGGCACGGAGAGCAATGCACTCGGCAATGAAGAGCTGCAAAAAACTCTGAGCTCACTGGGTGGCCTCGCTCCCGCTTGGGAGCACTACCGACAACAGATGAATGATGAGCAGATCAATCCCCGAGTTCGCATCGCCTTGGCCGCGCATCTAGCCACGAAAGACATCCGCAGACCTGATCCTGACATCGTACGCAAGAGCATGGACCTGATCGCCAAAGAGCAGCGTGCTTTTCATGCCGTCAGCGGTGACTTTCACTTCACGCCACTGGCGCGGGCCTTCTGCCAGCTACCGCTCAATGAAGCCTGGAAAACCGCAGCTCAGGAGCAGTGGGAAGCCTGGGTCGTGCGAAACAGCCGGAACAATGAAAACAGTTCACGCAATCGCGCCTACAGCCCACGGGATGAAACGCCATGCGCCATGCTGGGCATCGTCGCCCGGCTAGGCCATGACGAAGCCATTCGACGTCTGCTGGCGGAGGGTATGACCTCCCTCAATGACGATCCCAGCGCCTTCGTCACCCTGGTCACCAATGGCGCTCACACTGCGGCTCAGCAGTGGCTGGAGCAGCAGTGGGCCAACTTTCTTTACGATCCCTACACGGGCATTGAGTTCACCCCCGCACTCACTGAAGAACTACCCAAGTTCATAGCCAGTTGCTCCAACAATCCGGACCTCGCGATGCTGGGTGAAATGATCTGCGCCGTCTTGAAAGACCCGCCCAAACAACTCCAAGCCCAAGGCTTCATCGATCATAACCGGCGCATTCTCAATGCCGTGCCGAAACTCAAAGCGACCCCCTTCAAGGACGACGAGATCCGCACCCGCTGCCTGGAGCATACCGCCACCTTATTCGAGACCTTCTCGCTTCTTCACGAGGAATACCTCGCACTCGCTCAAAAAAGCAAGGCCTCAGAGATTTTGGAGTTGGCGGATACCTGGAAGACCTTCCGCCGGATGAAACCCATCGCCGCAGGCTTGGCTCATCAATTCTGGACGACTGGCGATGACACAAATCTATTGCGCCTGTTTCAGGAACTCCGCGACAGCGAAGCGACAACAGACGAAAGGCTGCGCGCCTATACCTACAATTATCTCGCTAGCCCGGTTCTGGATTATCTGGAGTGGCACTGGAGCCGTAATGAGCGCGGTGATCTGAAAAAGGTATTGGCTTACACGGACAAACTGATCGAAGCCAGCCCCCGCCATGGGAACAACCCTTCGCTTGGCACCTCCATTCTGCTCAAGCTGATGCTGCACACGATCGAGGGTGATGCCCGAGCCTTCGAAACGTGGAAAAAGAACCTCAGCTCAAAAGATGCGGAGGAACTGCGAACCCTCGTCAAAAACCGCAACACGTTCTTTGTGTGCCAAGGTTATTTTGGCAAACCTAAACCCAAGCTTCCCATCGAAGAACGCATCCAGATCCTCACCGGCATGATGGCAGACTCCTGGGTGCAGGACAAATACCCCACCGCTGGCACCGGCATCCCCAACATGATCAGCCTGATCGTCAACACGCACAAGCTCATCACTCTGGAAGAATTGCCGGAGGCCGGCCTCGCTTTTGCAAAGGCCCTCCCTCGCCGTGGTCGCACCGCCGCAGAAGCCGCCGATCTCGTGGCTCCCTCCGCCGGCGAATCCTCACTCGCGCTTTACGACCAAGCCATGGCTGACGTCGGCAACGATGTCGGCTTGCGAGCTAACTATCTTTTCCGCAAAACCGATGTTCTCGAACGCCTGGGACGTAAGGAAGAGGCACGCCGCCTGCTCGCACAACTGCTCAAAGAACCCAAGCTCGGCCCCAATCCCAAACGCACGGCCGAAAACGCGCTCAAACGGCTGCAGTGA